GCGAGGGCCTGCAGGGTCGCCTCGGCTGCCGCCACCCGCGGCTCCACCGTTCCGCAGGCCGCTCGGCCCGCAGCAACTCCGGCAGGGATGTTCTTCTCGAGCTCCCGCAGCTCATCAAAGGCAGCGGCCTGCTCGTCGAGAACGCGGTTCGCTTCGGCGCAGAGCCGCACGATGTCGGCGTTCCACTGGCGGGTCTCGGCGTCGGAGTCGGGCTCGGCGTCGTCGAGCTTCTGCTTCACCTGGAATGCCTGCCGAAGCGAGGCCGTCGCGGTGTCGAGGGCCTTCTGGAAGGGAGCGGATGCGGCACTGCCGTACTGCGCCACGGCGAATCCGAGCTCCTCCGTGCTGGTCTGCACCGCATCGTCCGTCTGGACGAGCGCCGACCCCGCCTGCCGTTGGAGTTCGACGATCGGCATGCTCTGCAGGGGGTCGGTGGGGGTGTCGGTGCGTCCGGTCGATCCGCCGGCTCCGGATGCAGCGCCGCCGTCGCCGAGGGCAGCGCCGCCGCCGCCCGTGACCCGATTGCGGCGTGCAGCCCGCACGAACACGATGACGATGATCCCGCCGACGATCACGAGGATCAGTACGAGCACGATGACGATGGCCCCGATCGTGCCAGCACTCACCCCCGACGAGGACGAGGTGCCCGATCCACCCGATCCGGAACCACCGGACCCCCCGTTGACCGCGTCGCCGAGCCCCGCGGCGGCGGCCTCCGCAGCTCCCGCCCAGTCGCTGTTCTTCAACTGCGGTTCGATCCGCGAGCTCTCGATCGACGACAGCTGGTCGCCGCTGACCGGCCCAGCGCTGTCGCCGGAGAGGTAGTAGGCGCGGCCGTCGACGGCGACGGCGAGCAGGTAGTCGGTGGGGCCCAGGTTGTTGCGGGAGGCGGTCTCGTTCGCCCACCCTTCAGCGTCTGCCGGGCCTTCGAATGTTCCGACGAAGGCGACGAAGAGATCTATGCCGCTGTCGGCATACAGTTTGTCGGCGGCGCTGGTGATGGAAGCGGTACCCGCCGCATCCAGGACCCCCGCGGTATCGATGACCCGGCTGCCGCCTAGATCGACGGGCGTGCTGGCGGGAGCGGCGGAACCGGCCGTGGCGGCGGAACCGGCCGTGGCGGCAAAACCGGCCGAGGCAGACGAGGCGCCGCCGAGCGCGAGACCGAGCGCCAGGCCGAGAGCAAGGAGGGGGATGACGATCTGCCGTGGTGCTCGCATGCCCCCATCCTAGGGATCTGTCACGCTGTACGGTTCAGCGAAAACCCAGCCCGACTGGTCGCCGCTTCTTCGGACTGGGCCAGCAGAACCGCCTTCACGGTCGTTCCGTACACCGTCTTCAGAGCCCGGTGGAGTTCGTGTTCGCCGGAGAATCCGGCATGCCTGGCGATCTCCTTCAGCGAAGACACCTCGAGTCCGGTGGCCTGCAGCCCGAGCATCGCCATGGCCATCCGGCGCTCGGTGATCGCCGAGCCGGCGTTGCCGCGATCGCCGGTGACGCTGAAAGTGCGTTCGAGTTCGGCCGGAGACATCTGGAGCTGCGCAGCCAGTGTCTTCGCCCCGTAGCCGGAATCGCTCGACCCGAGCGCGATGAGCGAATCGGCGAGGGCACGAACATCCAGATCGGGCTGATGGGCGCCGAGCGAGTAGGCGTTGTCGGCGAGGAAGAGCCTGGACACCAGTCCGGTGAGCACGGTGGCCGTCGGTTCGCACGGAAGCGACTGCTCGTCGAGGATCTCGATGAGCGCGAGCAGGAACGACATCAGCGGTGAGCTCTGGGCGGTGGAGTAGGCGAAAGCTCCGAATGAGTCGTGGACCTCGACGCCCGCTGCGCGCAGCCAGCTGCGCGGCATGGAGACGGCCAGGGCGCGACAGGGCTCCGAGATCTCGACCGTGGTCGTGGCGTTCGAGGCGGCGAACGCTGCGGAGCCGGAGGCGAACCGCAGCAGGTTGCCATCGTGAGCAACCGTGACGTCGCCGTCGACCAGGGCGATCACCGCAACGCGCTCGTCGAAACGGGGGTGTGGGGAGATCCCCGGGCGAGGTCCGAAGAGGGGGATCGGTGCTGTGGGCTGCTGCACCACGTCGACGACATCGACACCGCCGAACGACCAGACCGTGCCTCGGGCGGAGGAGGGCGACGTGATCGCCACACGGATACTTCGACGCATAAAAAACCCCCCCGCTGGCTGAGCGGCCGGGGTCTGGGGCACGATGACCGCTTCAGCTGAGACGGTCGGTGCGGTCAACCGTACACGGCGCTGTCGGCGTGGAACAGTCCCGCCACGAGATCGGTCAGCACGCCCGCTGTCGGCTCGGCAGGAAGAGCCCGTTCCCTCACGCTGTCGATGAGCGCGAGAGTGTAGGTGAGCAGCGGGGACGTTCGCGCGGTCGTGGCGGCGAACGCCCCGAAGGTGTGTTCGGCGTCGATTCCGGCGTCCCGGAGACGCTTCCGACTGAGGGAGACGATGACGGCATGGCAGGTCTCGGATGCTTCGACCGTCGTCGTCGTCCCCGTGACGATGTACGCCGCCGACCCGGCCAGGAAGCGGAGGAGAGCGCCCTCGTAGGACACCTGCACCTCACCCTCCAGCAGGAACATCACCGCGATCCGCTCGCCGTGGAGGGGCGAGACATGCCGGAAGATCGGGATCGGAGGGGTGGGTGACTGCACGACGTCGACGACTTCGACGCCGGCAAAAGACCAGAGGGTGCCGTCGCCGAAACGGCGGTGGTCGGTGTCCGCGTGCGTGTCCGTGCCATGGTCGTCGCTCATTCTCGACGAGAGGGTGATGCTCATACTGCGCGCCATCGTTCTCACTCCATTACTCCGCAGCAGGGTCTGAGCACGCGGTGTCACAGCCAGAAAATACCGCCGGAACCTCACAGAGAACCGGGATGCGGCTGAAGAATACACGGGAAATCGCGACCCGTCACTCCTTCACGGCGGATTCGCCGTGAGGTCTACTCTCGACTCTGTGTCAACGACAGAGCGAACCCAGGGCAGTGGTGCCGGAGGCGTGAAGAGCCTCGTCCCGGCACGGATGGACAGGCTCCCGTGGACGAGGTTCCATTGGTCGATCGTCATCGGGCTGGGGTTCTCGTGGGTGCTCGACGGCCTCGAGATCCAGATCGTCGCGTCAGCGGGGTTCCAGAAGGATCTCGGCATGAGCCCCGCCGATGTGGGGCTCGCCGGCACGGTCTACCTGGTCGGCCAGATCGTCGGTGCGCTCGTCTTCGGCCGCCTCTCCGACAAGCTGGGGCGCAGGAAGCTGTTCATCCTGACACTCGTGATCTACCTCATCGCCAGTGCCGCGGCGGGACTCTCACCGAGCATGTACGTGCTGTTCTTCTTCCGGTTCTTCGCCGGAATGGGAATCGGCGGCGAGTACGCGGCCATCAACTCAGCGATCGACGAACTGATCCCGTCGCACTACCGCGGGCGGGTCGACATTGCAATCAACGGCACGTACTGGGGCGGCGCGGCCCTCGGATCGGCGGCGAACCTCTTCTTCCTGAACCCCGACAACTTCGCCGAGAACATCGGCTGGCGGCTCGCGTTCTTCATCGGCCCGATCCTCGGCCTTGCGATCATCTACCTGAGGCGGCACATCCCCGAGAGTCCGCGCTGGCTGATGACCCATGGCCGCGAGAAGGAGGCTGAGGAGACGGTCGACGACATCGAGGCCCGCGTGGAACGGGAGGGCGGGAAGATCGAGCCGGTCGACGAGAAGCTGGCGATCACCGTGAAGGCCACGGAGAGCATCCCGTTCCGCACCATCGTGAGGGTGCTGTTCCGCGACTACCCGAAGCGCACCCTGGTCGGCGCGACGATGATGATCACCCAGTCGTTCCTCTACAACGCCATCTTCTTCACCTATGCGCTTGTGCTGCAGAACTTCTACGGCACCGACTCCGTGTCGACGCAGTTCTACTTCTTCCCGTTCGCCATCGGCAATCTGCTCGGCCCGCTGCTGCTCGGTCACCTCTTCGACGTCTGGGGCAGGCGCAAGATGATCCTGCTCACCTATGGCGTCTCCGGTGTCGTCCTCGGCGTCTCCGCTGTGCTGTTCAGCGCTGGTGCGCTCGACGCGACGACGCAGACGATCTTCTGGTGCGTCTCGTTCTTCTTCGCCTCGGCCGGCGCGTCGAGTGCATACCTCACCGTGAGCGAGATCTTCCCGCTCGAGCTCCGCAGCCAGGCGATCTCGTACTTCTTCGCCCTCGGCCAGCTCGCCGGAGCCGGGGCCCCGTTGATCTACGGGATCCTGATCGGCGACGGCACCGATCGCGGCCCGCTGACGGGCGGCTACTTCCTCGGGGCCGGCATCATGATCCTCGGCGGCATCATCGCCTTCATCTTCGGTGTGGATGCCGAACGCAAGTCGCTCGAATCGATCACCCAGCCCCTGTCCGTCGTGACTGATGACCGGCAGACTGGGCGGTAAGAACATCCATTCAGAAGGAGCAGACCTATGGGACTCGAAGACATCACGGCAAAAGCAAAGTCTTTCCTTGCAGATGGCAAGGTTCAGGATGCGCTGAAGAGCGAGAAGGCCGAAGACGTCAGCGACAACATCCTCGAGTCGGTCAGCGGCGCGGTCAAGAAGGTCACCGGCGGCAAGTTCGACGAGCAGATCGACAGTGCCCGCGACAAGGCCGACAAGGCCGTCGGCACCGAGTGAGTGAATCCGGGGTGGAGGTGGCGCCGAACGGCGTCAGCTCCTCCCCGGATCAGTCGGAGAGCTTCCGCTCCAGCGCGTCGAGCAGCGGTTCCTGCCCCGCCACGAGAAGGGTCCGGGCCTCGGCCAGCGGCACCCAGCGGGCACCGTCTATCTCGGGATACTCCCGCAGCAGGCCCGATCCGCGTGGCCACTCGACCGTGAACGTGTTGCTGCCGACGAAGACCACAAGTTCGCCCTCCGCCAGTTCTGCCGCGTAGGCCAGCACGATCTTGCCGGACCGCTGGCGCACCTCGGCGAGCAGTCCGTACGGCGCAGGCGGCGGAGGTGCCCCGATCTCCTCGGCGAATTCGCGGAGTGCCGCATGGAGCGTGTCCTCCCCGGGCTCGACCAGGCCCTTCGGGATCGACCAGGCCCGCTCGTGCTTCCGCGCCCAGAACGGACCGCCCATG
Above is a genomic segment from Subtercola boreus containing:
- a CDS encoding TPM domain-containing protein, translated to MRAPRQIVIPLLALGLALGLALGGASSASAGFAATAGSAATAGSAAPASTPVDLGGSRVIDTAGVLDAAGTASITSAADKLYADSGIDLFVAFVGTFEGPADAEGWANETASRNNLGPTDYLLAVAVDGRAYYLSGDSAGPVSGDQLSSIESSRIEPQLKNSDWAGAAEAAAAGLGDAVNGGSGGSGSGGSGTSSSSGVSAGTIGAIVIVLVLILVIVGGIIVIVFVRAARRNRVTGGGGAALGDGGAASGAGGSTGRTDTPTDPLQSMPIVELQRQAGSALVQTDDAVQTSTEELGFAVAQYGSAASAPFQKALDTATASLRQAFQVKQKLDDAEPDSDAETRQWNADIVRLCAEANRVLDEQAAAFDELRELEKNIPAGVAAGRAACGTVEPRVAAAEATLQALAASYQASAFSTVADNPAQATERLTFARAALDAAEHEQAADTGEAAVGVRAAEEAVDQATLLLDAVDRVAADLAAARGQLDAVLGNLQQDVVDAHAVAAAGDPQGAIAAASERTSSVIAEVQAQLAAGPVDPSAVAQRLDLANRDIDGVLGAVRGQQATEQRAVTTLAQTLQSARSRVSAANDYITARRGGVGAEARTRLAEATRLVARAEELAPTDAAGALAAAQRADSLAAQAIESAQRDVGEFAAGAGYDGGAGDSPAGGGGLFGGFGGGSGGSSGGSGGGAGNGMLGAMLGGIIINSVLGGGGNRGGGMFGGSSGRSDDDDDDGFGGLFGGGGSGGFFGGGGGSRGGSRSRSGGGSFGGRSAGSFGGGGTRSRRGGGRF
- a CDS encoding helix-turn-helix domain-containing protein; this encodes MRRSIRVAITSPSSARGTVWSFGGVDVVDVVQQPTAPIPLFGPRPGISPHPRFDERVAVIALVDGDVTVAHDGNLLRFASGSAAFAASNATTTVEISEPCRALAVSMPRSWLRAAGVEVHDSFGAFAYSTAQSSPLMSFLLALIEILDEQSLPCEPTATVLTGLVSRLFLADNAYSLGAHQPDLDVRALADSLIALGSSDSGYGAKTLAAQLQMSPAELERTFSVTGDRGNAGSAITERRMAMAMLGLQATGLEVSSLKEIARHAGFSGEHELHRALKTVYGTTVKAVLLAQSEEAATSRAGFSLNRTA
- a CDS encoding MFS transporter, with amino-acid sequence MSTTERTQGSGAGGVKSLVPARMDRLPWTRFHWSIVIGLGFSWVLDGLEIQIVASAGFQKDLGMSPADVGLAGTVYLVGQIVGALVFGRLSDKLGRRKLFILTLVIYLIASAAAGLSPSMYVLFFFRFFAGMGIGGEYAAINSAIDELIPSHYRGRVDIAINGTYWGGAALGSAANLFFLNPDNFAENIGWRLAFFIGPILGLAIIYLRRHIPESPRWLMTHGREKEAEETVDDIEARVEREGGKIEPVDEKLAITVKATESIPFRTIVRVLFRDYPKRTLVGATMMITQSFLYNAIFFTYALVLQNFYGTDSVSTQFYFFPFAIGNLLGPLLLGHLFDVWGRRKMILLTYGVSGVVLGVSAVLFSAGALDATTQTIFWCVSFFFASAGASSAYLTVSEIFPLELRSQAISYFFALGQLAGAGAPLIYGILIGDGTDRGPLTGGYFLGAGIMILGGIIAFIFGVDAERKSLESITQPLSVVTDDRQTGR
- a CDS encoding antitoxin; this encodes MGLEDITAKAKSFLADGKVQDALKSEKAEDVSDNILESVSGAVKKVTGGKFDEQIDSARDKADKAVGTE
- a CDS encoding NUDIX domain-containing protein gives rise to the protein MNGDQPTSGDRAPGFDGETGGDGETGSSRPPGKLSAGILLYRQGAGGTEVWIAHMGGPFWARKHERAWSIPKGLVEPGEDTLHAALREFAEEIGAPPPPAPYGLLAEVRQRSGKIVLAYAAELAEGELVVFVGSNTFTVEWPRGSGLLREYPEIDGARWVPLAEARTLLVAGQEPLLDALERKLSD